GGACGTTCTGCTTCTCACATTGCATTGGAATGTGCTTTGCAGGTTCAACCTAATGTTTGCATTGTTTCTGAAGAAGTAGAAGCTAAGAACATGTCTCTTGACGATGTTGTTACCTATATTGCAAATTCAGTAGCAGCACGTGCAGCACAAGGCAATAACTTTGGTACCGTATTGATTCCTGAAGGATTAATTGAGTTCATTCCTGCAATGAAAGCATTGATTTCTGAACTGAATGACTTCCTTGCAAACAATGCAGAAGAGTTCTCTCACATCAAGAAATCTCACCAACGTGATTATATCATTTCTAAGTTGTCAAAAACTAATGCTGAAATCTATGCAAGCCTTCCTGAAGGAGTTGCACGTCAGTTGACATTGGATCGTGACCCTCATGGAAACGTACAGGTTTCATTAATTGAAACTGAAAAGTTGTTGGCTGAAATGGTCGGTAACAAGTTGGCTGAATGGAAAGAACAAGGTAAGTATGTTGGTAAGTTTGCTTCTCAAGTACATTTCTTTGGTTACGAAGGTCGTTGTGCAGCTCCATCTAACTACGATGCCGACTATTGCTATTCATTAGGTTATGCTGCATCTGCGTTGATTGGTAACGGTAAGACAGGTTACATGTCTTCTATCCGCAATACAACAGCTCCTGCTGATGAATGGATTGCTGGAGGTGTGCCTATCACAATGATGATGAATATGGAAAAACGTCACGGTGAGATGAAACCGGTTATTCAGAAAGCACTTGTTAAGCTTGATGGTAAACCATTCCATGCATTTGCTGCAAAACGTGATGAGTGGGCTATCAATACAGACTACGTGTATCCGGGACCAATCCAATACTTTGGCCCTACAGAAGTTTGTGACGAGCCTACTAAAACATTGCAATTAGAACAGAGCAAGTAATAAACAATAACCAATATTTGTTGGTTATATATATGATTCACCACAAATTTACGCGGGTGGCAGAAATTTATATTTGAAATTTTTCGATGAATATTTGCTATATCTGTGAAGTTTGTGGTGAATTCTTTTTAGTAAATTGAGAATCAGTAAACTGAATGAATAAATCTCCCATATCAGCAGTAAACGGTTCACGGAAATCCAGAAAAAACACTCCTGTAAAGAAACGTTTGTCCGGAAAAACCAATAGCCGCAAAAAGAAAGGTACACCAAGGCAAACGCCACGGTGGCTCATTCGTGTGTTTGCTGTATTTCTTATATTGATTTTTTCCGCTTTGTTTTACTGGTTCTTTATCCGTCCCTATTCTTACCGCTGGAAGCCCTGTATCGGAGATAAAGAATATGGTGTATGCATGCCTCTTGGGTATGAGGTGCATGGAATTGATATTTCACATTATCAAGGTGAAATTGATTGGAAAGAACTGGTGCATTATCAGTCTCCCGATTATCCGTTACAATTTGTCTTTATTAAAGCTACCGAAGGCGGTGATTTTAAAGATAATACTTTTCAAAAGAACTTTGAATCTGCTCGCCAATATGGCTTTATCCGTGGCGCATACCACTATTTTAACCCGGGAGCGCCAGCATCCAAACAAGCGGAGTTTTTTATTAATACAGTAAAGCTGGATAGTGCAGACTTACCTCCTGTGCTCGATGTTGAGAAAAAAGGCCTGCATACAAAAAAAAGCCTGGTTAGAGCAGTTAAGCTTTGGCTTGATTTAGTGGAGGCTCATTATGGTGTCAGGCCGATACTGTATACCTCTTATCGCTTCAAAACTAACTATCTGAATGATTCTGTCTTTAATAAGTATCCTTATTGGATAGCCCACTACTACGTTGATTCTGTTGAATATAAAGGTCCATGGAAATTCTGGCAGCATACCGATGCCGGTACTATTCCTGGAGTTGATGAGAATGTAGACCTGAATATCTTTAATGGAACACTGGAACAATTAAAATCACTTACCCTGAAAAAAAATATTTCTGCTGAGAAGCAATAATGACGAATATGCCTCGTTTTAATAGAGTAAATTGAAAAACATTCTATATAATCTTAATCAAATTGGTACTATGGCAAAAGAAGTTATCAAAATAGCAGGCCAGATGATACTTTATATACTTATATTAGTAGCATTGGTTTTTATTTTTTATCCTGAACATCCCAAAGATAAAACAAATTCTTCCGCTCAAACTAATCAGACATCAATTATGAGAGAATAAACTATTACTTCATAATGAATCGGACTACAGCCCAGTTATTTTTTTCTTTATAACTAACAAACTCCAGCCCTAGGCTTTCTGCCTTTTTCTGAATCAAAGGAATATCATCTACATAAAATCCACTCATAAAGATTTCCGAACCTTTGACCATGCATGCGGTATAGCTTTCCATATCGCGTAACAGGATATTGCGGTTGATATTTGCAATGACTATATCAAAAGGACCTTTCCCTTTAAGAGA
The Bacteroides sedimenti genome window above contains:
- a CDS encoding glycoside hydrolase family 25 protein; its protein translation is MNKSPISAVNGSRKSRKNTPVKKRLSGKTNSRKKKGTPRQTPRWLIRVFAVFLILIFSALFYWFFIRPYSYRWKPCIGDKEYGVCMPLGYEVHGIDISHYQGEIDWKELVHYQSPDYPLQFVFIKATEGGDFKDNTFQKNFESARQYGFIRGAYHYFNPGAPASKQAEFFINTVKLDSADLPPVLDVEKKGLHTKKSLVRAVKLWLDLVEAHYGVRPILYTSYRFKTNYLNDSVFNKYPYWIAHYYVDSVEYKGPWKFWQHTDAGTIPGVDENVDLNIFNGTLEQLKSLTLKKNISAEKQ
- a CDS encoding diphosphate--fructose-6-phosphate 1-phosphotransferase; amino-acid sequence: MTKSALQIARAAYQPKLPKALRGTVKVAEGEPTQSVADQHAIKELFPNTYGMPIVQFVETDEAVKYPAINVGVILSGGQAPGGHNVISGIFDGVKKLNPESKLFGFILGPGGLVDHNYMELTADIIDEYRNTGGFDMIGSGRTKLESTEQFEKGLQIIRELGIKALVIIGGDDSNTNACVLAEYYAAKKYGVQVIGCPKTIDGDLKNEQIETSFGFDTACKVYSEVIGNIQRDCNSARKYWHFIKLMGRSASHIALECALQVQPNVCIVSEEVEAKNMSLDDVVTYIANSVAARAAQGNNFGTVLIPEGLIEFIPAMKALISELNDFLANNAEEFSHIKKSHQRDYIISKLSKTNAEIYASLPEGVARQLTLDRDPHGNVQVSLIETEKLLAEMVGNKLAEWKEQGKYVGKFASQVHFFGYEGRCAAPSNYDADYCYSLGYAASALIGNGKTGYMSSIRNTTAPADEWIAGGVPITMMMNMEKRHGEMKPVIQKALVKLDGKPFHAFAAKRDEWAINTDYVYPGPIQYFGPTEVCDEPTKTLQLEQSK